In Amycolatopsis sp. FBCC-B4732, the genomic stretch AGAGGTTCAACGGCGGAGCGTCGACGGTCAGGACGGCGAGCCCGCCGTCACGATCGAGGCGGACCTGCTGAGTCATGTTCACCCTGCTTCTTCGGCTTCGACGATGTCGTCCCAATACTGCTGGGCCTCGGGGCGCCAGTCGACGTGTTTGTGATGGAACAGTTCCCCGGCTTTCGTCCCGCTCCACTTCGCCGGGAGGAGCTCGGCGGGCAGCTGCGGGTCGAGGAACGGGAACCGCCGCCACTCGTGGACCAGCTCGGTCTGCGCGCGCAGCACCGCCCGGCCGCCGGTCGGGTGCAGGCCGGTGAACCGGTCGATGAAGTCCTCGTAGCGGTCCTTCAGCTCGGTCAGGTCCCAGGAGCGCGAGACCATCGACTCCTGCTCGCCGACCTCGCCGTACGCCGCGGTGAACGACATCGCCTGGGCGTCGAGGCCGAGCTCGCTGACGATCTGCTGGGCCTCGCGCTGGCGGGACAGGTCCGGGCTGACCCACACGCCGGCCACCGGCGAACCGAAGCCCGCCCAGGTCAGCCGCGTGCGCAGCCGGTGCCGCAGGTCGCGCTTGGCCTCCGGGACGGACACGATCAGCATCAGCCACTGCCCGTTCCACGGCGGGCGCTCGCGGCCGAAGGCGTAGATCCGCTCGGCGCCCTCGGTCAGCAGCCTGCGCCCGGGCGGGGTCAGCGACCAGCGGACGCGGCGCCCGACGCGCTCGGAGACGACCCAGCCCTCGGCGGCCGAGCGGGCCAGCGCCTGCCGGGCGGACTTCTCCTCGATGTCGAGGATGCCGAGAACCTCGACCAGCATCGACGTCCACACGGGCTTGTCGCGGGGGAGCGCGTACTCGCCGAGCACGGTCATCAGCAGCGACCGGGCGCTGGCGTGGCTCACCTCGCGGCGCCGGCTCACCGTGGGCCGGGGCGCGGAGGGGCGGCCTTCCCTCGGTTTCGGCCTGCGGCCGAGGGTCACCGGGGGAGCGGGTTCGCCCATCTGTGTTCACCAACCTCACTGCACGGAAGACGCGACAACCGAACAGGGTACCCACACTCAGTGATCAAAGCGCCACCCGACACACACAGCCGGTGGCTTTGACCTTGATCTGACAGTCCACCACGGCCCCGTAGACTCGGCGATCTCATGAGCGCAACACTCGTCGCGAAGGACCTGGCCGCGGGCCACGGTGACCGCATCCTCTTCTCCGGCCTCGATCTCGTCGTCGCCCCGGGCGACGTCGTCGGCCTGGTCGGTGTCAACGGCGCCGGCAAGTCGACGCTGCTGCGGACCCTCGCCGGGCTCGCGAAACCGGACGGCGGCGAGATCCGGCTGAACCCGCCGTCGGCGACCGTCGGGCACCTGCCGCAGGAGCCGGAGCGGCGGGACGGCGAGTCGGTGCGGGCGTTCCTCGCGCGCCGCACCGGTGTGTCGGCGGCCCAGGCGGACCTCGACGCGGCGACCGAAGCCCTCACCGCGGGCGAAGCGGGCGCGGACGACCAGTACGCGACGGCGCTCGACCGCTGGCTCGACCTGGGCGGCGCCGACCTCGACGACCGCGCCGCCGAAGTGGCCGCCGACCTCGGTCTCGCCGTCGACCTCGACCAGCCGATGACGTCGCTCTCGGGCGGTCAGGCCGCGCGCGCCGGGCTCGCGTCGCTGCTGCTGAGCCGCTACGACATCTTCTTGCTGGACGAGCCGACCAACGACCTCGACCTGGACGGCCTGGCCCGGCTGGAGCGGTTCGTGACCGGGCTGCGGGCGGCGACCGTGCTGGTCAGCCACGACCGCGAGTTCCTGGCCAGGACCGTCGACCGCGTCGTCGAGCTGGACCTGGTGCAGCAGCAGGTCAACAGCTACGGCGGCGGCTACGAGGCCTACCTCGAGGAACGCGAGGTCGCGCGCCGGCACGCGCGTGAGGACTACGAGGAGTTCGCCGACACGAAGGCCTCGCTCGAGGCGCGCGGCCGGATGCAGCGGGCGTGGATGGAGAAGGGCGTCAAGAACGCCCGCCGGAAGCAGCCCGACAACGACAAGAACGCCCGCAAGTT encodes the following:
- a CDS encoding PaaX family transcriptional regulator C-terminal domain-containing protein gives rise to the protein MGEPAPPVTLGRRPKPREGRPSAPRPTVSRRREVSHASARSLLMTVLGEYALPRDKPVWTSMLVEVLGILDIEEKSARQALARSAAEGWVVSERVGRRVRWSLTPPGRRLLTEGAERIYAFGRERPPWNGQWLMLIVSVPEAKRDLRHRLRTRLTWAGFGSPVAGVWVSPDLSRQREAQQIVSELGLDAQAMSFTAAYGEVGEQESMVSRSWDLTELKDRYEDFIDRFTGLHPTGGRAVLRAQTELVHEWRRFPFLDPQLPAELLPAKWSGTKAGELFHHKHVDWRPEAQQYWDDIVEAEEAG
- a CDS encoding ABC-F family ATP-binding cassette domain-containing protein yields the protein MSATLVAKDLAAGHGDRILFSGLDLVVAPGDVVGLVGVNGAGKSTLLRTLAGLAKPDGGEIRLNPPSATVGHLPQEPERRDGESVRAFLARRTGVSAAQADLDAATEALTAGEAGADDQYATALDRWLDLGGADLDDRAAEVAADLGLAVDLDQPMTSLSGGQAARAGLASLLLSRYDIFLLDEPTNDLDLDGLARLERFVTGLRAATVLVSHDREFLARTVDRVVELDLVQQQVNSYGGGYEAYLEEREVARRHAREDYEEFADTKASLEARGRMQRAWMEKGVKNARRKQPDNDKNARKFRAEATEKQASKARQTDRMIERLDVVEEPRKEWELRMEIAAAPRAGAVVATLRGAVVRRGGFTLGPVDLQIDWADKVAITGANGAGKSTLLAALLGRVPLDEGNAALGPGVVVGEVDQARRLFLDDVPLADAFAREVPELADADVRTLLAKFGLKAAHVLRSAATLSPGERTRAALALLQARGVNLLVLDEPTNHLDLAAIEQLESALDKYPGTLLLVTHDRRMLDAVHVTRRLEVDGGRVRER